A single Drechmeria coniospora strain ARSEF 6962 chromosome 03, whole genome shotgun sequence DNA region contains:
- a CDS encoding nuclear membrane fusion protein Kar5 produces MPVAGVPPPWRWLAWAFCIFAAAAAAAEVSAFWSVDGANPSSESHVSYRAASRAARLDSRPDTYVLALRELQELESEPLCHRIAARLLVNNCQLLDGQDEAAVLIDSGRATRDFVDFFAASLAICDLERGSFTIPRACSKFRESSLAGLPVPSTPQLHLSTSEIDGCLEGLAQSDSAWNTWVSYRHKALRFCEAARSDNEKDQNIHLYKRITKILAKLTTQVETDAESRLNTLNKKFRDASANMDRVAPYVDELKDRLLQVEQVISEVVSRRAEEAAAIVQDGLADAQSLQQLLSALRATIVDNDEKTVRSHESALQHVSDQAKNEIGFFMTTLSAALISSASLAQELTDAQSRTTQMAQKQKKIEAGMERLAEMADALTVRHEHHQQYLNQAQQSAEQVLRTLDSVTTTASTFKSSILDALGFSRWWPFVFCPATTLVVGSYGLPPSAARNIALVGLGTLEKREHYGD; encoded by the exons ATGCCCGTGGCAGGCGTACCGCCACCTTGGCGATGGCTGGCATGGGCCTTTTGCAttttcgccgccgccgccgccgccgccgaggtttCGGCCTTCTGGAGCGTTGACG GTGCGAACCCATCGAGCGAATCGCATGTCAGCTACCGTGCCGCCTCGAGAGCAGCGAGACTCGATAGTAGGCCAGACACGTACGTCCTCGCACTGAGAGAGCTGCAGGAGTTGGAGTCGGAGCCGCTCTGCCATCGAATCGCtgcccgcctcctcgtcaaTAACTGCCAGCTTCTGGACGGCCAGGACGAGGCAGCCGTCCTGATCGACAGCGGAAGGGCGACTCGAGATTTTGTCGACTTCTTTGCCGCTAGCCTGGCTATATGCGATTTGGAGAGGGGAAGCTTTACCATTCCTCGGGCTTGTTCCAAATTTCGAGAGTCGTCCCTAGCCGGTCTGCCTGTGCCTTCGACGCCGCAACTGCATCTATCGACGTCCGAAATAGACGGTTGTCTCGAGGGTCTTGCCCAGTCGGATTCGGCTTGGAACACGTGGGTGAGCTACAGACATAAAGCTCTGCGTTTTTGCGAAGCGGCTCGCAGCGATAACGAAAAGG ATCAAAACATTCATTTGTACAAACGAATCACGAAGATCCTTGCCAAACTTACGACACAGGTAGAAACAGACGCCGAATCAAGATTAAATACCTTGAACAAGAAATTTCGAGATGCGAGCGCAAACATGGATCGCGTTGCACCATACGTGGACGAGTTGAAAGACAGATTGCTTCAAGTCGAGCAAGTTATTTCCGAAGTTGTGTCTCGGAGAGCGGAA GAGGCCGCGGCGATCGTCCAAGACGGCCTTGCTGATGCGCAGAGTTTGCAGCAGCTGCTCAGTGCGCTCCGAGCCACCATAGTAGACAACGACGAAAAGACTGTGCGTTCACATGAATCCGCCTTGCAACATGTCTCCGATCAAGCCAAGAACGAGATTGGATTTTTCATGACGACGTTAAGCGCCGCACTCATCAGTTCAGCATCGCTCGCCCAGGAACTT ACGGATGCCCAGTCTAGAACGACCCAAATGGCACAGAAACAAAAGAAAATAGAAGCC GGTATGGAGAGACTCGCCGAAATGGCGGACGCGTTGACTGTGAGGCATGAGCATCATCAGCAATACCTGAATCAGGCACAGCAATCGGCAGAACAAGTTTTGCGAACCCTTGACTCTGTTACCACAACGGCAAGTACCTTCAAGAGCTCCATTCTAGATGCACTCGGATTCAGCCGCTGGTGGCCATTCGTCTTCTGCCCAGCGACAACACTCGTGGTAGGGTCGTATGGTCTTCCACCATCTGCGGCTAGAAACATCGCGCTAGTTGGTCTTGGTACGCTTGAAAAACGTGAACATTACGGAGATTGA